A single region of the Aquipuribacter hungaricus genome encodes:
- the recF gene encoding DNA replication/repair protein RecF (All proteins in this family for which functions are known are DNA-binding proteins that assist the filamentation of RecA onto DNA for the initiation of recombination or recombinational repair.): MHVEHLSLTDFRSYPTAEVPLGPGVTTLVGDNGQGKTNVVEALAYLATLGSHRVATDAALVRSGAERAVVRGRLRRGGRAALLELEITPGRANRARVNRSPTRPREVLGLLRTVVFAPEDLAVVKGEPDQRRRFVDDLLVALSPRYAGVRSDYERVVRQRSALLKNARGLRGEARDGLMTTLEVWDGQLAQTGADLLSARLRTLEQLAPYAEQAYADVSGVPGALRTAYRARGLHPGVRSEATAGLPAPPTDRTELHDALLAAVAQARTAEIDRGTTLVGPHRDDVDLVVNGLPARGYASHGESWSTALALRVGSFDLLRDTGGDDGEPVLVLDDVFAELDARRRRHLAGRALAAEQVLVTAAVAEDVPPELAGRVLTVRRDPATGLSSITGPDVEPGDPAPDGSDAPDPALDGSAGPGGSV, encoded by the coding sequence GTGCACGTCGAGCACCTGTCGCTGACGGACTTCCGGTCCTACCCGACGGCGGAGGTGCCGCTCGGCCCCGGCGTGACCACGCTGGTCGGGGACAACGGGCAGGGCAAGACCAACGTCGTCGAGGCCCTGGCCTACCTGGCCACCCTCGGCAGCCACCGCGTCGCCACGGACGCGGCGCTCGTGCGCTCCGGCGCCGAGCGGGCCGTGGTGCGCGGCCGGCTGCGGCGGGGCGGCCGGGCGGCCCTGCTCGAGCTGGAGATCACGCCGGGCAGGGCCAACCGCGCCCGGGTCAACCGCTCGCCCACCCGCCCGCGCGAGGTGCTCGGCCTGCTGCGGACCGTGGTGTTCGCCCCCGAGGACCTCGCCGTCGTCAAGGGCGAGCCGGACCAGCGGCGGCGCTTCGTCGACGACCTGCTCGTCGCGCTGAGCCCGCGCTACGCCGGGGTGCGCTCGGACTACGAGCGGGTCGTCCGCCAGCGCAGCGCCCTGCTCAAGAACGCCCGGGGGCTGCGCGGCGAGGCCCGCGACGGGCTCATGACGACCCTCGAGGTCTGGGACGGCCAGCTCGCGCAGACCGGGGCCGACCTGCTGTCCGCCCGGCTGCGGACCCTGGAGCAGCTGGCCCCCTACGCCGAGCAGGCCTACGCCGACGTCTCCGGCGTGCCGGGCGCGCTCCGGACGGCGTACCGCGCCCGCGGCCTGCACCCCGGCGTGCGCTCCGAGGCGACCGCCGGGCTGCCCGCCCCGCCGACCGACCGCACCGAGCTGCACGACGCGCTGCTCGCTGCCGTGGCGCAGGCCCGCACGGCGGAGATCGACCGCGGCACCACGCTGGTCGGACCGCACCGCGACGACGTCGACCTCGTCGTCAACGGCCTGCCCGCTCGGGGGTACGCCAGCCACGGCGAGTCCTGGTCGACCGCGCTGGCCCTGCGGGTGGGGTCCTTCGACCTGCTCCGCGACACCGGCGGCGACGACGGCGAGCCGGTGCTCGTGCTCGACGACGTGTTCGCCGAGCTCGACGCGCGCCGGCGCCGGCACCTGGCGGGGCGGGCGCTCGCGGCCGAGCAGGTGCTGGTCACCGCGGCCGTCGCGGAGGACGTGCCGCCCGAGCTGGCCGGCCGGGTCCTCACGGTGCGGCGGGACCCCGCGACGGGGCTGAGCTCGATCACGGGCCCCGACGTCGAGCCCGGCGACCCCGCCCCCGACGGGTCGGACGCCCCCGACCCCGCCCTCGACGGGTCGGCCGGACCGGGGGGCTCCGT